One part of the Vicia villosa cultivar HV-30 ecotype Madison, WI linkage group LG6, Vvil1.0, whole genome shotgun sequence genome encodes these proteins:
- the LOC131612106 gene encoding brassinosteroid-responsive RING protein 1-like, with product MGFPIRYPEVSVSNLFLHLLSLFAFLRSLAISFLSLLHLSDISTATSSESHSDHPTLSATLIREFLPVVNFRDLAEDSKSVECAVCLNEFAGEEEIRCMTNCKHIFHKRCVDSWIDHDQKTCPLCRTQFVPYKKMEDYNQRLWKACESESECEYDDDYALFSHHDDDPLIASL from the coding sequence ATGGGATTCCCGATAAGATACCCTGAAGTCTCCGTTTCCAACCTCTTCCTCCACCTTCTCTCTCTCTTCGCCTTTCTACGATCCTTAGCCATCTCCTTCCTCTCTCTCCTCCACCTCTCCGACATCTCCACCGCCACCTCGTCGGAATCACACTCCGACCATCCCACCCTCTCCGCAACCCTCATCCGCGAATTCCTCCCCGTCGTCAACTTCCGTGACCTTGCCGAAGATTCGAAATCAGTGGAGTGCGCGGTGTGTCTGAACGAATTTGCCGGCGAGGAAGAGATCAGGTGTATGACGAATTGTAAACATATTTTTCACAAGAGATGTGTGGACAGTTGGATTGATCATGATCAGAAGACGTGTCCGCTTTGTAGGACCCAATTTGTACCTTATAAGAAAATGGAAGATTATAATCAACGGTTATGGAAAGCTTGTGAATCTGAATCTGAATGTGAATATGATGATGATTATGCTCTTTTTTCTCATCATGATGATGATCCCCTCATTGCTTCACTTTGA